TCCGTAGGCGTCGGATCGCTGATAAGAAAGCTGCCACCAGCGATGCGGGTAGCGGTAGTCGGTTCGGGGGTCGTCATCGTTGCCATGGTGTTACTCCTTCTATAGCTTCTACGCTCAAGGTTGCAAACTAATCCACTTCAGCAATCAGTTCTTCGGGCTTAGTGGCCTTCCATCGAACAACACAATGTTGGCCCTTCCAGCGAAACGTCTGCAGTTGTGCTTCAGCGAGTGATACCGACGGTTGTTCCACAGTAATCCACCGTTCATGCTCTACACCATCCGAGACATACTTCGCCAGAATTGAAACTTCGTAGAGCGCCGTTTTGCCACCCTTGGCATAGCTCACCGTCTGTATCATCTCCGGGCGGACCTCTTCGACAATGGCTGTGGCGCACTTCCAGTGTTGTTGAATCTCTTGATGGTGTCGGTGCTTGATAAAGAAAACTACTGCGACAACCACCGCAATCACCGCGACATATCCACTCACTACTCGAATCTGATGCCAGTCACTCCGGCCCGCTGGACGCAATCTGCTCCAGGCTCTTCGATCCGACTTGGAGTATGTACGCATTCTCTAACTCAGAGCCTCATAGATCCCAGCCGCTCCCATCCCGCCCCCAACACACATCGTCACAATCCCATACTTCGCCTTGCGCCGAGGCATCTCCCGCAGCAAAGTAGCCGTCAACTTCGCCCCCGTACAGCCAAGCGGGTGCCCCAGCGCAATCGCGCCCCCGTTCACATTTACCTTCGCCGGATCAATCCCCAGCACCTTCAACACCGCCAGCGACTGCGCCGCAAACGCCTCGTTCAACTCGAAGAGATCAATATCCTCAAGCGACAACCCAGCCATCTTCAGCACCTTGGGAATGGCATGGATTGGCCCAATCCCCATCTCCTCCGGATCACACCCCGCATAAGCGAACGCAAGAAACTTACCCATCGGCTTGATCCCAAGCTGCGCCGCGCGCTCGGCTGACATCACCACCGCCGCCGCCGCTCCATCGGACGTCTGGCTCGAGTTCCCCGCCGTCACAGTTCCCTTCGCATGAAACACCGGCTTCAACTTCGCCAGCGCCTCCAGCGACGTATCGGCACGCGGCCCCTCATCCTGCTTGAACGTAGACTCGGTCGTCTTTGCCTTCTTCCCATTCGGCACAGTATTTGTAACCGTCACCGAAACAATCTCATCGTCGAACTTCCCGGCTGCAATCGCAGCCAGAGCCTTCTGATGGCTCTCATACGAAAACTGATCCATCTGCTCCCGAGTGATCCCGTAGTGAGTCGCCACCCTCTCCGCCGTCAGCCCCATCGACATATATGACCCAGGATAGTTCTCCACCAGCCACGGATTCACCGAGATCTTATTACCGCCAAACGGAACATACGACATGCTCTCCGTCCCACCCGCAACAATGCAATCCGCGGATCCGCCACGAATCCGATCCGCCGCCAGCGCAATCGACTGCAACCCCGACGCACAGTAGCGATTGATCGTCATCCCCGCAGTCGTAACCGGCAACCCCGCACGGAAGCTGGCAACCTTCGCCACATTCATCCCCTGCTCTGCCTCAGGCATCGCGCAGCCCAGAATCACATCTTCAATCTCCGCCTTATCAAGCTGCGGAATACGCTCCAAAGCCCCGGAGATGGCAACGGCAGCCAGATCATCCGGGCGGGTAGTCCGAAGAGTTCCGCGAGGAGCCTTCCCAACAGCGGTACGTACAGCCGATGCAATAATGACGTCTTTCATAACCCACTAACTCCCGACTTCTGTCTCCGAATCTACTCCGAAGACCGTAGATAAACCCATCTTTTAAGGATGAACTTGTAAACCTGACCGCGAACAATGCACTCCTAATTCCGCAAAGGCTTGCCCGTCTTCAACGTAAACGCAATTCGCTCCTGCGTCTTCTTCTCTCCACACAACGACAGAAACGCCTCGCGCTCCAGATCCAGCAGATACTGCTCCGTCACCGGAGTACCCGGCGTAACTTTGCCCCCACACAGCGCATACGCCACCCAGTTCGCAATCTTCGCATCATGGTCCGAGATGTACTGCCCCTCCCGCATCGTCCACACCGCCAGCTTCAGCGTAGCCAGTGCATTCTCCCCCGGAGCCGCAATGTCAGTCCGAGGTGCAGGTGCACTATAACCAGCATCAGCGATCGCGCGAGCCTTCGTCTTCGCATCCGTCAACAGCCGTTCGCGATTCATCGTAATGCTGTCCGACTGCTTGAAGAATCCAAACGAACGAGCCTCTGCCGCACTGGTCGAGACCTTCGCCATCGCAATCGTCTCGAAGTTCTTCTTCAGCGCCTCAAAGATCTCCACGCCCTCGCCACGGGCATCCGGACGAATGCTCGATCCCGCCTCCACCGACCGGATCGTCATCTCTTTACAGCCGCCGCCACCAGGAATCAACCCCACACCAGCCTCCACCAAACCCATATACAACTCCGAATGCGGCTGACGCGCAGCGCCATGAAGCGCAATCTCCACGCCCCCGCCGAGACACATCCCATACGGCGCAACCACCACAGGACGCGGACAAAACTTAATGGCCTGCGTCATATTCTGAAACGCCCGCACCGCCATCTCCACCTCATCCCACTCCTCCTCCTGAATCCCAAGAAGAAGCTGCATCAGATTCGCGCCCACCGAAAAATTAGTCGAGTCCCCCGTAATAACAAACGCCTCGAAGTTGCCCACCATCTCACTCGTTGGCTTCAGCGTCTGCGTAATCAGATTGACGATGTCATCGCCCAGCGCATTCATCTTCGAGTGCAACTCAATCCCCGCCACCCCATCGCCCAGATCGATCACCGACGCGCCCGGGTTCTTCTTCACCACCCCATTCGCCTTCTTGATCACCCCCAGCGAAGTCACGCCCTCCGCCGTCACCACCGGCTTGTACTCCCCGCTGACTGGATCAAAGAACAGCCGCCCCGAAACCACCGAAGCATCATCCTTGTACCACGCAGGATTCGCCTCCCCATGCTTCTCCGCATAAGCCAGCAACTTCTCCACATTCGCCGAAACCGGCGCACCCGCAGCCCGCATCTTCTCCGTCGTGGCGCGCACACCCGCAGCATCGAACATCTCAAAAGGCCCAAGCTCCCAGTTGAACCCGGTCTTCATCGCCTGATCGATCTCAACGATATTGTCCGCAATCTCCGGCACCCGATTCGCACTATACGTAAACAGCTCCGTCAGCAGCGGCCAGTAAAACGCAGCCGCCTTATCCTTCGTCACATCCGCGTGCAGCAACTGCGCAATCCGAGCAGGCGTCGACTCCACATTCTTCGCCATCTCGATCGCCGGAAACTTCGGCCGCGTGCTCGGCTTATAGTCCAGCGTCTGCCAGTCCAAAACGTGCCGCAGGTCGCGCCCCTCCGCGTCCTTGCCTTCCTTCTTGTAAAAACCCTGCTTCGTCTTATCCCCGAGCCACTTCCTCTCGAGCATCTTGCCGATGAAAGGAGCCAGCTTCACCTCAGCGCGCTCATCTTTAATCTTTTCCGCCTGCGCGGAGAAATTCGTAGCCACATGCGCCAGCACGTCTACTCCAACCATATCGCCCAGCCGGAACGTCCCCGTCTTCGGCCAGCCCAATGCCGAGCCCGTCAACGTATCGACCTCTTCAATCGACAGCCCCTGCTCCTGCATCAACCGAATCGCATTACCCATCGAGAACGTGCCGATACGATTAGCAATAAAGTTCGGCGTATCGTGCGAGTGAACAATCGCCTTCCCCAGCCGCAGATCGCAGAAGTGCTCCACCGCCGCAATATCCGCCGGGTCCGTATCCGGAGTTCGAATCACCTCCAGCAGCCGCATATACCGCGGCGGATTGAAGAAGTGCGTTCCAAACCAATGGCGCCGCAGCTCCATCGGCATCCCCTCCACTATCTTGTGAATCGGCAACCCGCTCGTGTTGCTCGTAAGTATCGAGTCCTTCCGGCGATGTTGCAGCACCTTCTCCAGCAGCGCCCGCTTGATCTCAAGATTCTCCGCCACCACCTCGATGATCCAGTCGCAGTCCGCAATCAAAGCCAGATCGTCCTCGAAGTTGCCAATCGTGATCAGCCGCGCACTCTCCGGCGCATAGAAAGCAGCAGGCTTCGACTTCTTCAACCCATCCATCGCCGCCAGCACAAACTTGTTTCGCTCCTGCTTCGGCGCACTAGCGTCGATGCCAGGCGGAACGATATCCAGCAGAACCACCGGCAACCCAGCGTTCGCAATATGCGCCGCGATACGCGATCCCATGGTTCCCGCGCCAAGCACCGCAACCTTGTTGATCTGTCTGTGATCCCGGGAGGGGCTATGCTTTCCCGAACTCTGTGGTGTAGGTGCTTCGATGGTGCTGGAAGGCATGGTCAAAGGCTCCGGCGGGCAGGAATACCCGAACGATGCGAAGCATACTGAATGACCATTCAGTCCGTCAAGTAAACAGTCCTTCAATTTGGCAAATCACTCATTGCAAATGGGTAACAGCCGCTTGGCAGCAGCGCCTCACAAGCCAATCCCTTTACCCGAGGTCAGCCACTGCGACCACTCCAGCCCTCACGCAAGGCATACCCGTGCCGCAGTCGAGCAACCTGCCGCTACCATCCAATACCGCCTAATGCCTCGACGCCGCGAGTCGATGCATCTCAGATCCCGCCATCAGGAACCCACCCACGCCATATACATAGCTGGCCGAAAGCTTGAACTTGCCCGGCTGCGCATCAATCGGCTGAATCGAACCCAGCCGCCCATCCGCATAGATGTGTCCAAGCATTCCCTTCCACGACCTCTCCACCACCGGAAGATAAGTCTTGCGATCGAGAATCTTTTCATTGATCCCGTACGCCATCGCAAACGTAAAGAACGCCGACCCCGACACCTCCGGCAGTTCGTAAGACTCAGGATCCAGCAGCCCTGACCGCCACAGTCCATCTGGGCTCTGAATCGCCGCCAGCCTCTCCGCCATCTCGCGAAACTGCGCCACATACTTCGGCCGCGAAGGATAGTCCGCCGGCATAATCCGCAGCACATTCACCAGTGCACCCATCACCCAGCCATTCCCGCGCGACCAGAAGATCGGCTTGCCGTTCTCCTGCTTCTGCGTAAAGTACCGGCTGTCGCGAAAGTAAAGATGCTCCTGCGGACTGTAGAGACTCCCCGATGTAAGCCACCACTCATGATCCATATAGTCCAGATACTTCCGGTCATTCGTAATCGCATACATCCGCAAGAGCACCGGTGGCGACATGAACAGCGCATCGCACCACCACCACAGCAGCTTGTTCGGATCATCCTCTCGCACAATCAGACGATCCAGTATCGCCTTCGTATCCGCCATCCGCACCGGCTGCCGATCGTCGCGATAGAGATCCAGAAAAGCCTGCCCCAATGCCTGATCATCGGCATGAGGAAACCGAGCATCGAGCAGCGTCCAATCCGACCGCTCCGCCAGATGCAGCACTGCATCGCGATACTTCGGATCGCCGGTCGTCTTCGAAGCCGCCAGCAGCCCGTCGTAGAGCGCCGCAAACGTCCACTGCTTATTGAAGTGCGGCTCTGCATAAGCAACCTGCCAGTCCGCAACCTTCTTTATCGCCGCATCGATCGCCTTCGGCTTCAACTCACTCGAGAGTCCCGTCGCCAGCGGCCCAGGATCATCCGGCGCATCGCCCGCCGCGTTCCCGTCCACCGGCACAACGTTCGCCGCAGGAGCCACCACCGGAGCACTCTGCGCCAAGACGCCCATCGAAGCAGCGCTAACAAGCACACCAAAAACAAACCCACGCGAAGTTCTTGCCACCAATCGAGCCCGCGAACCAGCACCAGCACCCTGCAACCGCATCCCAAAATCCGAAAGAAACATCGTCATCCCTAAACCAGGCTCCCATTCATCACCAGCGCCACCGCACTCCGCAGGCGCGCCGTATTTCCTTCGAACGCAGGCCGCAGCCGCGGCGCCTTCGAAAGAGCATTCTGTTTTAGCTCCGCCTCAACAATTGGCCCAAACAGATACCACGCAGCCGTAATATCCCCAACCACCACGATCTCGCTCGGAGCGAGCGCATTCGCAACCATTCTCAGTCCACGCCCAAGAAACGAAGACATCTTCTCCAGAGCCTTTACCGCATTGGCGTCATGCGACTGCGCCATCTTCACCAACGCCGCAAAGGTAGGCGGCGCACTCGCTCCACTTATCTCCTCGTAGTAGCGCAGCCCCGCGCGATTCGAGCTCACCGTCTCCCAGCACCCTCGCCCCCCGCATCCGCACCGCGGCCCGTTCATCTCCATCTGCACATGGCCAAACTCTCCCGCCATGCCGTTCGCCCCGCGCAGCACCTGCCCATTCGCAAAGATCCCCGTCCCAATCCCCTCCGACACATTCACCACCACAAGGTCATGCAACCCATCGCTATCGCCAAACCAAACCTCCGACAGCGCGCACGCATTCGCAACGTTATCCATCTCAACCCGCAGCCCCGTGGCTTTCTGAATCCGCGACTTGATACTCGAGATCGGCCACTTCAGATTCGGCGCAAAGATCGGCTCATCCCGCAGCGGATCGGCACGCCCCGGCAGGCTAATCCCGATTCCGTCAAACGACTTATCACTATGTGCCGCCATCAGCTTGCGAATCGCAGCAATAATCGGCTGAATCGCCTTCTTCGGATCCTCCGGCAGCTCCACCACATTCTGCGCCACAATCTTGCCGCCAAGGTCGGTCACCGCAACCGTCGTCTGCGACGGATGAATATCCAGCGCAATCACAGCACGCTGATGATTCAGCTCCAGAAACGTCGGCCTGCGTCCCCGCGGTGGCCGCCCCGTCGAGCCCTCCAGAATCCACCTCTCCTTAATCAGATCCTCCACAATCAGCGAAACCGTGCTGCGCTGCAGGCCTGAGACCCGGGCAAGATCAGCACGCGAGAGTGGCTGCCGGGTGCGAACCAGGTTGAAGACAAGATTCCGGTTGATCTGGCGTGGCGTTTTATTCGACGCGCTCTGCCTGCGGGTAAAGGTGAATCGAGTCGATTGTGTGGTGGGCATTGTTTAGCTTTCGTGTCTCATAAAATCAATCGGCGAAACCATATCAAACATACCAACTGGGCAAAACTCGAACTCAAGCTCAGCCGTTCGAAATCGTTCTCGAGCAGCCGTCGCTTGACATCTTTGGCGACGAGTCTTTATACCACCGCAGCTCCACCATTTTGTAGATACTTTGAATTATTGTTTTGAGGACCTCACTTCTGCCCCTCTGCTAGCCAATTCAACTTGATCCTTTGACGAAACAAGACCCGCTGGTAAGGAGGGTGGTTCCCATCCATCCTCACGTAGTACAGATAAGGATTGTCCGTGATCGTCATATAGTTCGAATCCGTCGATTTTGGATCGATGAGCGAGAAATACATATACGACCAGTTTCCTTCCGGCTCGCTTCTGAGCATCTGGTTCTGCGTCATCGCCAACTTCGGCTTGCTCCAGTGAATGAAATCTGGCGAGGTCGTAAAGTAGACGCCTTCGGGCCCCCAGGAAGAAGCGGAGCCCTGGTTCCACAAGGTTGCAACAAACAGATGAGACGCCGGGTGATAGTTGATTCCCGTCGCGTAGTCCAGGTAAGGCACCGGGGCGCAGACATGAGCCTTTGGATTGGCCACCGTTCCCCGGTAAGGATCAACGAACTGGACGGTAAAGTCTTTGCCGTCCCAGCCGCGCCAGGACGAAGGATCCAGAATATTCGCCGTGCGAATCGCGCATGCTCCATCGAGAACCAGGCACGGCTTCTGCCCCTTTCCGCCGCCGCAGTTTGGCGGCCATCCCCACGCGTATACCTCGTCGTAGTACCACTGGCCCACCTTCACGATGTTCGAGTCCACGCTGTACCCCTCCGGCCCCTGGTTCGGCTGATACTTATAGGGAAGGCTGATGAAGTAGTTTCCCGTCGGATTGGGCCTCGCGAAGTGATAGCCGCCATCGGTGGAGAGATTGAAGGTATCGACGTTGTACCAGCAGCTGGCTGAGTCGTTTTTTGTCGCACACATGCCGGGATGCTCCCACCCGTGATACTCCATGTGGCCGAGCGCGACGATCCGTTTGCCGTCGACGCTGTAGAACGCGTTCAGCCACGTAGCGTCGTCAAAGTTCGCAATGTTTCCGTCGTGCGGCGATCTGTAGACCACCTGGCAGTTGTGCTTCGCGGTCTCAAGGGTGGGTCCAAGCCCGGCACGAGTGACGTAATGCGAGGCAATGAGGTGAACGGTCCCCTTATAGTCCCGAAAGGCGCGGGCTGCGGCATCCGGAATGTCGATCTGCTCGCAGGACTCCTTTGCCGTATCGAACGCCGCCACCCGCGGGCCATCCAGAAAGTTGGGCGTTGGCGGATCGGCCGGCCATTTGGGTGCTGGAAAGGAGTCTCTTCCGGATCCTGCCAGTAAGGCGTTCTCGACGTTGCCTGCAAGTGCGATGCCGTGAATAAAGAGTTTTTTGCCTTGGAAGGTTCTCAACTGTTGGTTGGGCAGCGCGATCCTGAATCTGTGTTTGCCGCCACTGGCGTCGTGGCACTCCTGGTCAACGGCAGGCTCGCTGGCCAGATCGGCGCTGCCTGCCATCACATATATTCCCGGCGGCGTAGCGCCAGCCGGATGACTCGCGTAGAGATTGACGCTGATCGAACCTCGCTGGCCCTCCTGGCAAGCCCAGCCATGCACGTAGTACTGATCACCCTCGAACGCTACGCCGTCAATAACGCCGGTCACGGGCCCCGGGTGGGAGCCTTGTGCTCGCGCTGCGGTCGGGGCTGGTATAAGACCGATCAAGCCCATGGCAAAGGCGATCAACACTCGAAGGAGTCTCAACTTGCTTGGGATACCGGGCATCGCAACCTCTTCGTTCTTATCTGACACAAACACAGCGAATATCCAAAAGTTTCAACAAACTGGCTCGAACAAAACTGAATCGAGACGCACGGGATTAAGTTCAAACCATCTCCCACCGTAAAAAAATACGCCGACAACTCTCTGCCCTCCCAGCAAGAATCTCCATGCTAGCCTGAAAACTGTGGCGACCTACATAGAGCAATCGCTAGCAAAATTAAAAGAATTCGAAGGCTGCGTCCCGTGGATGTACCGCGACACAGTCGGCAAAGTCACCGTCGGCGTCGGCCTCATGCTCCCCGACGCCAAAGCCGCCGCATCCCTCCCTTTCCTCCTCGGCACCCGACCAGCCACACCACAAGAGATCGCCGCCGAATACACCCGCGTCGACTCCCTCCCCCAGGCCCGAGCCGCCGCCTTCTACAAATCCCCCAACAGACTCGAACTCCCCCAACAAACCATCGACGCAAAACTAACCTCCATCCTCCAGGCCTTCGAAGCTGACCTCCGCACCCACCTCCCCCACTACGACACCCTCCCCGATCCCGTAAAGCTCGCCCTCCTCGACATGACCTACAACCTCGGCCCCGCCGGCCTCTTCAAAGACTTCCCCCATCTCATCGCCGCCGTCCAGTCCGGTTCCTGGGCCGAAGCCGCCGCCCGCTGTCTGCGCCGAGGCCCCAGCGCCGCCCGCAACAACTGGACCCGCGAGCAGTTCCTCTCCGCCGTCGTCACCACCATCCAGGCCGAAGCCGAGTCCCTCCTGAAGCGAATCCGGCGTCTCATACGTCAAACCTGGAACGCCATATTCGGCCCCCGGCAATAAAGCCCGGCCCGGGCTTCGATATAGTGGACTCTTGACTCGCAAAGTCTGCGGAG
The nucleotide sequence above comes from Tunturibacter empetritectus. Encoded proteins:
- a CDS encoding 3-hydroxyacyl-CoA dehydrogenase/enoyl-CoA hydratase family protein; translated protein: MPSSTIEAPTPQSSGKHSPSRDHRQINKVAVLGAGTMGSRIAAHIANAGLPVVLLDIVPPGIDASAPKQERNKFVLAAMDGLKKSKPAAFYAPESARLITIGNFEDDLALIADCDWIIEVVAENLEIKRALLEKVLQHRRKDSILTSNTSGLPIHKIVEGMPMELRRHWFGTHFFNPPRYMRLLEVIRTPDTDPADIAAVEHFCDLRLGKAIVHSHDTPNFIANRIGTFSMGNAIRLMQEQGLSIEEVDTLTGSALGWPKTGTFRLGDMVGVDVLAHVATNFSAQAEKIKDERAEVKLAPFIGKMLERKWLGDKTKQGFYKKEGKDAEGRDLRHVLDWQTLDYKPSTRPKFPAIEMAKNVESTPARIAQLLHADVTKDKAAAFYWPLLTELFTYSANRVPEIADNIVEIDQAMKTGFNWELGPFEMFDAAGVRATTEKMRAAGAPVSANVEKLLAYAEKHGEANPAWYKDDASVVSGRLFFDPVSGEYKPVVTAEGVTSLGVIKKANGVVKKNPGASVIDLGDGVAGIELHSKMNALGDDIVNLITQTLKPTSEMVGNFEAFVITGDSTNFSVGANLMQLLLGIQEEEWDEVEMAVRAFQNMTQAIKFCPRPVVVAPYGMCLGGGVEIALHGAARQPHSELYMGLVEAGVGLIPGGGGCKEMTIRSVEAGSSIRPDARGEGVEIFEALKKNFETIAMAKVSTSAAEARSFGFFKQSDSITMNRERLLTDAKTKARAIADAGYSAPAPRTDIAAPGENALATLKLAVWTMREGQYISDHDAKIANWVAYALCGGKVTPGTPVTEQYLLDLEREAFLSLCGEKKTQERIAFTLKTGKPLRN
- a CDS encoding thiolase family protein → MKDVIIASAVRTAVGKAPRGTLRTTRPDDLAAVAISGALERIPQLDKAEIEDVILGCAMPEAEQGMNVAKVASFRAGLPVTTAGMTINRYCASGLQSIALAADRIRGGSADCIVAGGTESMSYVPFGGNKISVNPWLVENYPGSYMSMGLTAERVATHYGITREQMDQFSYESHQKALAAIAAGKFDDEIVSVTVTNTVPNGKKAKTTESTFKQDEGPRADTSLEALAKLKPVFHAKGTVTAGNSSQTSDGAAAAVVMSAERAAQLGIKPMGKFLAFAYAGCDPEEMGIGPIHAIPKVLKMAGLSLEDIDLFELNEAFAAQSLAVLKVLGIDPAKVNVNGGAIALGHPLGCTGAKLTATLLREMPRRKAKYGIVTMCVGGGMGAAGIYEALS
- a CDS encoding ROK family transcriptional regulator, with the translated sequence MPTTQSTRFTFTRRQSASNKTPRQINRNLVFNLVRTRQPLSRADLARVSGLQRSTVSLIVEDLIKERWILEGSTGRPPRGRRPTFLELNHQRAVIALDIHPSQTTVAVTDLGGKIVAQNVVELPEDPKKAIQPIIAAIRKLMAAHSDKSFDGIGISLPGRADPLRDEPIFAPNLKWPISSIKSRIQKATGLRVEMDNVANACALSEVWFGDSDGLHDLVVVNVSEGIGTGIFANGQVLRGANGMAGEFGHVQMEMNGPRCGCGGRGCWETVSSNRAGLRYYEEISGASAPPTFAALVKMAQSHDANAVKALEKMSSFLGRGLRMVANALAPSEIVVVGDITAAWYLFGPIVEAELKQNALSKAPRLRPAFEGNTARLRSAVALVMNGSLV
- a CDS encoding glycoside hydrolase family 88/105 protein, with product MTMFLSDFGMRLQGAGAGSRARLVARTSRGFVFGVLVSAASMGVLAQSAPVVAPAANVVPVDGNAAGDAPDDPGPLATGLSSELKPKAIDAAIKKVADWQVAYAEPHFNKQWTFAALYDGLLAASKTTGDPKYRDAVLHLAERSDWTLLDARFPHADDQALGQAFLDLYRDDRQPVRMADTKAILDRLIVREDDPNKLLWWWCDALFMSPPVLLRMYAITNDRKYLDYMDHEWWLTSGSLYSPQEHLYFRDSRYFTQKQENGKPIFWSRGNGWVMGALVNVLRIMPADYPSRPKYVAQFREMAERLAAIQSPDGLWRSGLLDPESYELPEVSGSAFFTFAMAYGINEKILDRKTYLPVVERSWKGMLGHIYADGRLGSIQPIDAQPGKFKLSASYVYGVGGFLMAGSEMHRLAASRH
- a CDS encoding glycoside hydrolase family protein, translated to MATYIEQSLAKLKEFEGCVPWMYRDTVGKVTVGVGLMLPDAKAAASLPFLLGTRPATPQEIAAEYTRVDSLPQARAAAFYKSPNRLELPQQTIDAKLTSILQAFEADLRTHLPHYDTLPDPVKLALLDMTYNLGPAGLFKDFPHLIAAVQSGSWAEAAARCLRRGPSAARNNWTREQFLSAVVTTIQAEAESLLKRIRRLIRQTWNAIFGPRQ